A single window of Vigna radiata var. radiata cultivar VC1973A chromosome 4, Vradiata_ver6, whole genome shotgun sequence DNA harbors:
- the LOC106758917 gene encoding LYR motif-containing protein 4B encodes MSASSTPSPAQILSLYRSLLRVARDFPDYNIREYTKRRTIDAFRQNASLSDPSSISSAYSHGKSQLAVVKRQAVVYSLYASPLRSVMELQQVPF; translated from the coding sequence ATGAGTGCATCTTCTACGCCTTCACCCGCTCAAATCCTCTCTCTCTACCGCTCCCTCCTACGCGTCGCACGAGACTTTCCCGATTACAACATCAGGGAATACACCAAACGACGCACCATCGATGCGTTTCGGCAAAACGCCTCTCTCTCCGATCCATCTTCAATTTCCTCCGCCTATTCCCACGGCAAGTCTCAGCTCGCCGTCGTCAAACGGCAGGCCGTCGTGTACTCTCTCTACGCCTCTCCGCTCCGCAGCGTCATGGAACTCCAGCAAGTTCCTTTCTAG
- the LOC106759570 gene encoding membrane-anchored ubiquitin-fold protein 2, producing MAGNQDQFEIKFRLTDGSDIGPKSFPAATSIATLKESVLAQWPKDKENGPRTIKDVKLISAGKILENNRTVGECQSPLCDTPDTVTTMHVLVQHPATEKEKKAASQATQNKCMCIIL from the exons ATGGCTGGGAATCAAGATCAGTTTGAGATCAAGTTTCGGTTGACTGATGGCTCTGATATTGGCCCCAAAAGTTTTCCTGCAGCTACTAGTATTGCAACATTAAAGGAGAGTGTTCTTGCTCAGTGGCCAAAAG acAAGGAGAATGGACCAAGGACCATAAAAGATGTGAAGTTGATCAGCGCAGGAAAAATATTAGAGAACAACAGAACAGTTGGGGAATGCCAGAGCCCATTATGTGATACTCCTGATACAGTTACGACAATGCATGTGCTTGTCCAACATCCTGCTACAGAGAAag AGAAGAAAGCTGCAAGCCAAGCAACACAGAACAAATGCATGTGTATTATCTTATAG
- the LOC106759366 gene encoding probable galacturonosyltransferase 14, with the protein MQLHFSPSMRSITISSSNNNGFIDLMKIKVAARHISYRTLFHTILILAFLLPFVFILTALVTLEGVNKCSSFDCLGRRLGPRLLGRVDDSGRLVRDFYKILNEVKAGEIPPDLKLPDSFDQLVSDMKNNQYDAKTFAIMLRGMMEKLEREIRESKFAELMNKHFAASSIPKGIHCLSLRLTDEYSSNAHARKQLPPPELLPLLSDNSHHHFILSTDNILAASVVVTSTVQSSLKPEKIVFHVITDKKTYAGMHSWFALNPVNPAVIEIKGIHQFDWLTRENVPVLEAVENQNGIRNYYHGNHLAGANLSDTSPRKFASKLQARSPKYISLLNHLRIYLPELFPNLDKVVFLDDDVVIQRDLSPLWEIDLEGKVNGAVETCRGEDDWVMSKHFRNYFNFSHPLIARNLDPDECAWAYGMNIFDLRAWRRTSIRETYHSWLKENLKSNLTMWKLGTLPPALIAFKGLVHPIDPSWHMLGLGYQNNTNIESVKKAAVIHYNGQSKPWLQIGFEHLRPFWTKYVNYSNDFLRNCHILES; encoded by the exons ATGCAGCTTCACTTCTCGCCGAGCATGAGAAGCATCACGATATCGAGCAGCAACAACAATGGGTTTATTGACTTGATGAAGATCAAGGTAGCAGCTCGCCACATTTCCTATCGAACCCTCTTCCACACCATCCTCATCCTCGCTTTCTTGTTGCCTTTTGTCTTCATTCTCACCGCTCTCGTCACCCTCGAAGGTGTCAACAAGTGCTCCTCCTTTG ATTGCTTAGGTAGGCGGTTGGGGCCAAGGCTTCTTGGTAGGGTTGACGATTCAGGG AGACTAGTTAGAGATTTTTACAAGATCCTTAACGAAGTGAAGGCTGGGGAAATTCCACCTGATCTAAAGCTGCCAGATTCTTTTGATCAACTGGTTTCTGATATGAAGAACAATCAGTATGATGCAAAAACTTTTGCAATCATGCTAAGGGGAATG ATGGAAAAACTTGAGAGAGAAATCAGAGAGTCTAAATTTGCAGAGCTGATGAATAAACATTTTGCTGCGAGTTCTATCCCTAAAGGGATTCATTGTCTGTCTTTGCGTCTGACTGATGAATATTCATCAAATGCCCATGCACGCAAACAATTGCCTCCTCCAGAGTTACTTCCTTTACTCTCCGACAACTCGCACCACCATTTTATTCTGTCAACTGATAACATCTTGGCTGCTTCAGTGGTTGTTACTTCAACTGTCCAATCATCTCTGAAACCTGAGAAAATAGTCTTCCATGTGATCACTGATAAAAAAACTTATGCGGGTATGCACTCATGGTTTGCACTGAATCCAGTCAACCCTGCTGTAATCGAAATCAAAGGAATTCACCAATTTGACTGGTTAACTAGAGAGAATGTCCCAGTACTTGAAGCTGTAGAAAATCAAAACGGGATCAGGAATTACTACCATGGGAATCATCTAGCAGGAGCCAATCTCAGTGATACTAGTCCACGTAAATTTGCATCTAAATTGCAGGCGAGAAGTCCAAAGTACATATCTTTACTCAACCACCTCCGCATATACTTACCAGAG CTTTTCCCAAACCTTGACAAGGTGGTGtttttggatgatgatgtggTAATTCAGCGTGACTTGTCTCCACTTTGGGAAATTGACCTGGAAGGAAAAGTTAATGGAGCTGTGGAAACTTGCAGAGGTGAGGACGACTGGGTCATGTCTAAGCATTTTAGGAATTACTTCAATTTTTCTCACCCCCTCATTGCAAGGAATTTGGACCCTGATGAGTGTGCATGGGCTTATGGAATGAATATTTTTGATCTTCGTGCATGGAGAAGAACTAGTATAAGAGAGACATATCATTCTTGGCTGAAAGAG AATCTGAAGTCAAACCTGACAATGTGGAAGCTAGGAACACTGCCTCCTGCTTTGATTGCATTTAAAGGTCTCGTTCACCCAATTGATCCCTCTTGGCACATGCTTGGATTGGGTTATCAGAACAATACCAATATTGAGAGTGTGAAAAAGGCTGCTGTTATTCACTACAATGGTCAATCAAAACCTTGGTTGCAAATTGGCTTTGAACATCTTCGTCCATTTTGGACCAAATATGTCAATTATTCTAATGATTTTTTGAGGAACTGTCATATCCTGGAATCATAG